Genomic window (Fibrobacter sp. UWP2):
TTGTGTTTGATTTGTGGTTATTTCAAATCTAAAAATTGGAACATCCTATTTTTTTACCCCCTTAGTGGAATTTGCGAAAGAAAATATACGTTACCTATTATCTCGGCGAAAACATCTACAATTCCACAGGCGAACTAATCCAACGGGATTTGGGGTATGAGCTCGATCGCGATGCTCGCTCTGAGGCATGAGTGCGGCCCTGCGGGCCTTTGAGGTAAATTAGAAACACCCCGTCACTCAAAAGTGGCGGGGTGTTTCTTTATAGACAGTAGGGTTTCTTTACGAATTCAAATTATCCAACAGCACCTGTTTACCAGGACTTTCCCGTTCAACACTCTGGAAGACTTCGCTTAACTTCGATAGATTTTCCAAAGTTTTTCTATCTGATTTCAAGTTCACGATGGCGTCAATCAACACCTTCGGTGTGATACTTTCCACAGGAACCATGTTGTTAATGCCGTATTTACGAAGCCGCATGGCATTGTCAATCTGGTCTTTACCCAAGGGAAGAATCAAGAATTTCTTGTTGTTATAGACACATTCCTTGATTGTCGCAAGGCCGCCATGTATAAGGGCGAATTCTAAGTTCGGAGCCGAAAGAATCGCTCGCTGCGGGACCCAGCTGGCAAAGATAATGTTGGACTGGTTCTTAAATTCAGTCCATTCATAATCGTTTATTAGTTTCGAACCAACGCCCAGAACCAAGCGATAGTCGTTCAACTCCGCAGAACGCATGGCCTCGCACATGCAATGGAATAGATGACGGGCCTTACCCTCGTAATCGAGAACCTGTGAACCGGCTGTTACAAAAATTAATTTTTTATTGCCTGCGCCTATTACAGTAGAATCTAAGACACTGTTTGTCGAAGAATTCAAATCCCTATCCAGAATGCAGGGTTCCACATAGTGAACTTTTTCACCAGGGTTGTAATGTGTGTATTCGTATTCGCGAGGACAAGGAATCAGTTCGTCAAAATACTGTAGGTCCTCTACAAAATCTTCAATATCAATTTCAGGATCTTGTAACAAGTCAACAAAGTCTTCTTCAGCGTCCAATGCAGCCTGTTTTAAATCGCCATATCTACAAAGATTCACCAACTTAAAAAATTCCGTCGGCGAAAAAGCCATCAAATTCTGTATTGCACGCATGGCAGGGTCTTCGCTGGGATGTCTTAAATATGTCGTGGTAATAACGACATTCACATCATAAATTTTGTGGATAAGCAAACTTTCTAAGGATGTAAAATAACCCGAGACGAGCAAGTCGGGATTGACATTTGTCATTGTTTGGTAAAAATGCAGAGCATCTTCATACAAGTCTTTATTTAATTTGTCCTTGTACTTGGCCAAATCTTCCCCTAACGCACTATATGCGATTGCCCAGATATGGTCAGGACGCCAACGTTCATTGGGGCTAGTGTGGCTTTCTGTTGTGTAGCCCAGCGGATAGATGTTTTCAAAAATCCGTGAATAGGGAAAAGAAGTGACCGCACCGTTAATGGCAATCGGGAAAGCTTTGACAACACCCTCGCAATCAACGATTCCCATATAATTAACGGTGTGACCGTTCTTGAGCATATCTTCTGCCCATTTCAACGTGGGTAGCCAGTGTCCCTGTTCCTTGTAAACATCGGGCCAAAAGAGAATTGTTTTGGGCATTTGAATACTCCTTACTCTGTAATGTTAATTTTAAATTGGACGAATCATATAGGTAAAATCTTTGGAATTGTCGAAAAGGTTCTCAAAGCCGCTAGATAATAATATTTCAACTTTGCCACTACTCGAATTGACAATCAAATAACGATCGTGTTTCTCTATGAATGCTGACGACGGCACTATACGAACTGTAATTGTTGGAAAAGTTCTTTTGCAATGTTGAGCAATTCTCTCCAATCCCATTTTTATAGATGGCTTGGAATCATATACAGTGAGTGTTCTGCATGCAGATTCATCCATTAAGCGGAGAATATTCGATAGTAGTTCCATATTATCCTTTGCCGGTCTGTCTGTCACATACAGGTATTTATCATATACTTGTATGCTCATAGCATTTTGAAACAAAGATTTTAAATGTGCTATACATTTTTCTCTTGGTTCTTTAAAAAAGGAACCAGTGTAATTCAATTGCAGTTTTTCATTACCACTTATGTTCACATAAGGAAAATCATTCCTACTCTCATTCAAAATAAGCTTCAAAGTTGTTTTTGTAGCCATATCTTCAAGAGATAAATCTGATGAAATACCACTTTTCAATAAACTAGCTTCCAGTTCAGGAGACATCTCTTTTCCTATGCGCTGATACTGCGCTTTATTGGCTAAATGAGGTTTGTAAAATGAAAAGAGGTTCTGTACCCTAGAACGGGATGCTTCATCAGGCGGCATTGACCCAATATCTAAATATAATCGTAGTAATTCATCACTAAGAACAAGTTGAGGATTCATAACAATCAGCCTATTTCCAACAAATGAGACAAAGACGCATCAAAAAATCCAGATGGGAAGCCATTTGCAAAATGACCAGTTGATTCAATATTTATTTTTTGAAAATCCTCTTTGTACGAGGGTTTATAGAATAAGCAAACATTTTCCGAAAGAAAATTCTTTCGGAAAACCTCATATTGGATGCGATTTATTAAATGTTCGCAGTGAGTTTCAACAATAACCTGAATACCCTTCGAAGCTATAAAGGCTAAAAAATGACCTACTTCTGACTGTGCTGCAGGATGGAGGTGAATTTCAGGGTTTTCAATTATAACCGTTTGTCCTGGCTTAGCTTGTAAACAAACAATAATGACCTTGGCAATATAGCTTACACCTGCACCTAATTGAGTCGGTTCAAGGTTATCCAATTCACCAAATCCATAAGAAACTTTCAGTTTTTCAGAAGATACTTTTTCGACATGTAAATTAACATAAGAATCGTTTAATATTCTCTTTAGCCAGTAATCAACATTAAAGGATAAAGTCTGAACACCTTCTTCAGAGATTAGTTTATCTTCTATAGGTTCGTTTTGATGTTTAAAGTAAGAACTCATTACATATTCA
Coding sequences:
- a CDS encoding glycosyltransferase, which encodes MPKTILFWPDVYKEQGHWLPTLKWAEDMLKNGHTVNYMGIVDCEGVVKAFPIAINGAVTSFPYSRIFENIYPLGYTTESHTSPNERWRPDHIWAIAYSALGEDLAKYKDKLNKDLYEDALHFYQTMTNVNPDLLVSGYFTSLESLLIHKIYDVNVVITTTYLRHPSEDPAMRAIQNLMAFSPTEFFKLVNLCRYGDLKQAALDAEEDFVDLLQDPEIDIEDFVEDLQYFDELIPCPREYEYTHYNPGEKVHYVEPCILDRDLNSSTNSVLDSTVIGAGNKKLIFVTAGSQVLDYEGKARHLFHCMCEAMRSAELNDYRLVLGVGSKLINDYEWTEFKNQSNIIFASWVPQRAILSAPNLEFALIHGGLATIKECVYNNKKFLILPLGKDQIDNAMRLRKYGINNMVPVESITPKVLIDAIVNLKSDRKTLENLSKLSEVFQSVERESPGKQVLLDNLNS
- a CDS encoding AAA family ATPase, whose amino-acid sequence is MIESLTISDFKCIHSANFQFKNLNVITGVNSSGKSSIIQSILLFSDVINDDSKLFERWSFDSVHNRYFNAKAIEISLNGIKVTMDDEVVECPEKKIPFKKNREFFYLSENRSGPKTFENITKSTEIGDEAEYVMSSYFKHQNEPIEDKLISEEGVQTLSFNVDYWLKRILNDSYVNLHVEKVSSEKLKVSYGFGELDNLEPTQLGAGVSYIAKVIIVCLQAKPGQTVIIENPEIHLHPAAQSEVGHFLAFIASKGIQVIVETHCEHLINRIQYEVFRKNFLSENVCLFYKPSYKEDFQKINIESTGHFANGFPSGFFDASLSHLLEIG